In Nocardioides sp. InS609-2, a single genomic region encodes these proteins:
- a CDS encoding maleylpyruvate isomerase N-terminal domain-containing protein, translated as MDTNSLGEHTPMWRGAFLEAADWFADSCQRAADSLDAPGLGDWSVRDLMGHTSRALSTVESYLTDDTTEPVGVVSSVGYFATALRTDPLQIALRGREAGAALGAEPAATVTELVTRVRERVVAATGLARVRTPFGTMVLAEYLPTRTFELVVHTGDLLRAVGEAAVGPELGTRSALRLATDLGQHHGHGPALLAYLTGRRAGIAGPFTVLEARRAEDVLT; from the coding sequence ATGGACACGAACTCGCTGGGTGAACACACTCCGATGTGGCGGGGTGCCTTCCTGGAGGCCGCGGACTGGTTCGCCGATTCCTGTCAGCGGGCGGCCGATTCGCTGGACGCCCCCGGGCTGGGGGACTGGTCGGTCCGAGACCTCATGGGGCACACGTCGAGAGCGCTGTCGACGGTGGAGTCCTACCTCACCGACGACACCACGGAGCCAGTCGGTGTGGTCTCCTCTGTCGGGTACTTCGCCACTGCCCTGCGCACCGATCCCCTGCAGATCGCTCTTCGCGGGCGAGAGGCCGGCGCGGCTCTGGGCGCAGAGCCGGCAGCAACGGTGACCGAGTTGGTGACGCGCGTCAGAGAACGAGTAGTCGCCGCCACCGGGCTGGCCCGGGTGCGAACACCTTTCGGGACCATGGTGCTGGCCGAATATCTGCCCACCCGGACTTTCGAGCTTGTGGTGCACACCGGTGACCTGCTGCGCGCCGTCGGTGAAGCAGCCGTCGGCCCGGAGCTGGGGACCCGCTCCGCGTTGCGGTTGGCCACGGATCTCGGTCAGCACCACGGCCACGGGCCCGCACTTCTCGCGTACCTCACTGGACGACGCGCCGGCATCGCTGGCCCGTTCACAGTCCTCGAGGCACGACGCGCAGAGGACGTCTTGACGTAG
- a CDS encoding DJ-1/PfpI family protein: MQTITVSVLVYDEVEVLDACGPFEVFSVANRVARRDGPGTSAPDPFLVRTVAAGSRRDVTARGGLRLSADHTLGDSPAADVVIVPGGVTSTIEKQQSLLDWIRVQRDTAEILAAVCTGAFILAEADLLAGAVTTHWEDVDDLRRRFPQLDVEDDARFIDQGAIATSAGISAGIDLSLHLVVRLAGLPTALATARQMDYPWRPQDGESRPPRAGEGLI; the protein is encoded by the coding sequence ATGCAGACGATCACAGTTTCCGTGCTGGTCTACGACGAGGTCGAGGTGCTTGACGCCTGCGGCCCGTTCGAGGTGTTCTCGGTCGCCAACCGAGTCGCACGACGAGACGGCCCCGGTACGTCGGCCCCTGACCCCTTCCTGGTCCGGACCGTCGCCGCGGGATCGAGGCGAGATGTGACCGCGCGCGGCGGTCTCCGGCTGAGCGCGGACCACACCCTGGGTGACTCACCCGCCGCGGACGTCGTGATCGTGCCCGGCGGCGTCACCAGCACAATCGAGAAGCAGCAGAGCCTGCTGGATTGGATCCGGGTCCAGCGCGACACGGCCGAGATACTGGCGGCGGTGTGCACGGGAGCGTTCATCCTCGCCGAGGCCGATCTCCTGGCCGGGGCTGTCACCACTCATTGGGAGGACGTCGACGACCTGCGTCGTCGCTTCCCCCAGCTGGACGTCGAGGACGACGCGCGCTTCATCGACCAGGGTGCGATCGCGACCTCGGCAGGCATCAGCGCTGGCATCGATCTGTCATTACACCTGGTGGTGCGCCTGGCTGGCCTGCCCACGGCGCTGGCCACCGCCCGACAGATGGACTATCCGTGGCGACCTCAGGACGGCGAGAGCCGCCCACCACGTGCCGGCGAAGGCCTGATCTGA
- a CDS encoding AfsR/SARP family transcriptional regulator, whose amino-acid sequence MLVHLTLAEGRALSVDLMIDALWPDDPPARAHNALQVKISRLRALLGDQAHRLTYSQGAYRLVLDPEDSDVGRFVACIGRGEAALRDQDHARALVEFAAALGAWRGAPLTEFGHDPRVAAAQLRLGELHATAQEGHAEARLPDRVTRSTAIADLRDILEREPLRPRARQALMQGLELSGRRPEALAVYDAGRRLFLQRFGLEPPSELRAAFELLLEAERHATRRADLLQRTPRAAPDGLLAASRWLADDGDLEGGIQLAVRGAWWWWTGGSRGPARELLEDLLERSEDTGAVAGAAQLSARAWLGVFRSVTAQAAVNLDSSERTLRAPGRAAWSRHDALAAVLVAERLYERGEHSRGGRLLRLATRHYGVAGDEWGQVLCGTVAARGRLLAGDVPGAQAATYARLAEFAELGDHPGQIMALDILGYCAEVLGDLARAHTLHRQALDLARRSESPDWEAAQLTRLGNVGALAGTANAIDDLTAARRLSTEIRSETITALSRNGLGVALHLRGDAAGAAAEHLAAWSYYTEAQSLAGLAYTGARLAVVHATDRDAAAGWAVESLHQAVPTRDPRALAHSLEAFALVVEDPTDAIRALGAAASLREASTAPLPARQQRPVGVRRRDLAREMGAAFMPLWREGAAEPARTAAAW is encoded by the coding sequence GTGCTCGTGCACTTGACTCTCGCCGAAGGCCGAGCCCTGTCAGTCGACCTGATGATCGATGCGCTGTGGCCCGACGACCCACCTGCCCGGGCCCACAACGCGCTCCAGGTCAAGATCTCACGGCTACGCGCACTGCTCGGCGATCAGGCGCACAGGCTGACGTACTCGCAGGGTGCCTATCGGCTCGTGCTCGACCCAGAGGACAGCGACGTAGGTCGCTTCGTGGCGTGCATCGGGCGCGGAGAGGCCGCCTTGCGCGACCAGGATCACGCACGCGCGTTGGTCGAGTTCGCGGCCGCGCTGGGGGCCTGGCGCGGAGCGCCGCTGACCGAGTTCGGCCACGACCCTCGAGTGGCAGCGGCCCAACTGAGGCTTGGCGAACTCCATGCGACGGCCCAGGAGGGACACGCCGAGGCTCGACTTCCCGATCGGGTGACCCGTTCCACCGCGATCGCCGACCTGCGAGACATCCTGGAACGTGAACCCTTGCGCCCCCGCGCCCGGCAGGCCTTGATGCAGGGTCTCGAGCTGAGCGGCCGCCGACCGGAAGCTCTCGCCGTCTACGATGCCGGCCGCCGACTGTTTCTCCAGCGCTTCGGACTCGAACCTCCTTCGGAGCTGCGAGCTGCCTTCGAGCTGCTCCTGGAAGCCGAGCGCCACGCGACCCGTCGTGCCGATCTGCTGCAACGAACACCGAGGGCGGCACCCGACGGGTTGCTCGCCGCCTCCCGTTGGCTGGCCGATGACGGCGATCTCGAGGGCGGCATACAGCTCGCGGTCCGGGGAGCGTGGTGGTGGTGGACGGGGGGCTCGCGCGGACCGGCGCGCGAACTCCTCGAGGACCTACTGGAGCGTTCCGAGGACACCGGCGCCGTTGCTGGCGCCGCCCAGCTGAGCGCACGCGCCTGGCTCGGCGTCTTCCGATCCGTCACTGCCCAAGCCGCAGTGAACCTCGACTCATCCGAGCGGACTTTGCGCGCGCCAGGTCGCGCTGCCTGGAGCCGGCACGACGCCTTGGCCGCGGTCCTCGTTGCCGAGCGCCTCTACGAGCGCGGCGAACACTCGCGCGGAGGACGACTCCTCCGCCTGGCGACCCGTCACTACGGTGTGGCCGGGGACGAGTGGGGGCAAGTCCTGTGCGGCACGGTGGCGGCCCGGGGCCGCCTGCTCGCCGGCGACGTCCCCGGCGCCCAGGCCGCGACGTACGCCCGGCTCGCCGAGTTCGCCGAACTGGGGGATCACCCGGGGCAGATCATGGCTCTGGACATCCTCGGCTATTGCGCAGAAGTACTCGGCGACCTCGCCCGAGCCCACACCCTGCATCGGCAAGCGCTCGACCTTGCCCGTCGCAGTGAGTCACCAGACTGGGAGGCTGCCCAGCTGACACGCCTGGGCAACGTGGGCGCTCTCGCCGGCACCGCCAATGCCATCGACGACCTGACGGCCGCGAGAAGGTTGAGCACCGAGATCCGCTCTGAGACGATCACGGCACTCTCCCGCAACGGTCTTGGCGTCGCGCTCCACCTCCGCGGCGACGCCGCCGGAGCCGCTGCCGAACATCTCGCAGCCTGGTCCTATTACACCGAGGCCCAGTCTCTCGCCGGTCTGGCCTACACCGGTGCACGGCTGGCCGTGGTTCACGCCACCGACCGCGACGCCGCGGCAGGGTGGGCTGTCGAGTCCCTGCATCAAGCGGTCCCGACCCGAGATCCCCGAGCTCTCGCGCACAGTCTCGAGGCGTTCGCACTGGTGGTCGAGGATCCAACCGACGCGATCCGGGCGTTGGGCGCCGCCGCCTCCCTGCGAGAAGCTTCGACGGCGCCGCTCCCAGCTCGCCAGCAACGCCCCGTGGGGGTGCGCCGCAGAGACCTTGCCCGAGAGATGGGGGCTGCCTTCATGCCGCTCTGGCGGGAAGGCGCCGCGGAGCCGGCGCGGACCGCTGCTGCATGGTGA
- a CDS encoding maleylpyruvate isomerase N-terminal domain-containing protein, translated as MQDLLRRQWSSLGDWLATTDALSRGDLPIGLGTWSVRDVIAHLGYGIGMVAELRDAPDGTVPLTLERYVAAYPPAAPVIAKQTHELATRLGRDLLSGIDSMAQAAWAHLDSIQTDVVLGRRGPLTRDDYLATRLIEVVVHGDDLARTLLHHKARSPLLPQALELVSEVLAAVYEARAGTAPDKPDAVLWIRRSCGRIPTYDEHLPLL; from the coding sequence ATGCAAGACCTGCTGCGCCGCCAATGGTCGAGCCTGGGTGACTGGCTCGCGACGACTGATGCACTCAGCCGGGGCGACCTGCCGATCGGGCTCGGCACTTGGTCGGTCCGCGACGTCATCGCGCACCTCGGCTACGGAATTGGGATGGTCGCTGAACTCAGGGACGCGCCCGACGGCACCGTCCCATTGACCTTGGAGCGGTACGTGGCGGCCTACCCGCCGGCAGCGCCTGTCATTGCGAAACAGACACACGAGCTGGCGACGAGACTGGGCCGCGACCTGTTGTCGGGGATCGACTCGATGGCCCAGGCAGCCTGGGCGCATCTGGACAGCATCCAGACCGACGTTGTCCTGGGGAGGCGTGGGCCTCTCACTCGTGACGACTACCTGGCCACGAGGCTCATCGAGGTGGTGGTGCATGGCGACGACCTTGCGCGGACACTCCTTCACCACAAAGCCCGGTCCCCCCTCCTTCCACAAGCACTCGAGCTCGTCTCTGAAGTCTTGGCGGCTGTCTACGAGGCACGCGCCGGAACCGCGCCTGATAAGCCGGACGCAGTCCTGTGGATCCGACGCTCGTGCGGTCGCATCCCGACGTACGACGAGCACCTACCCCTCCTCTAG
- a CDS encoding NAD(P)-dependent oxidoreductase, translating into MTQEKVPPDDTQTIGFIGLGNMGLPMALNLARAGVSLVVWNRSDGKYEALRRAGAHVASDSAEVLESSRVVFLMLANAAAIDEVLGRGTPRFATNVADHTIVHMGTTAPAYSASLEADVRAADGSYAEAPVSGSRTPAEAGELVAMLAGSPSLMPELVDLLRPMCHHTVDCGAVPNALRMKLAVNLFLITQVTGLAEAFHFADRLGLDLERFRSVLDAGPLASAVSRTKMAKLVADDHSVQASIRDVYYNNRLIAEAARDSGVASPLLDVCHALFGEAEASGHAEADMVAVLRAIEARTRDQAQ; encoded by the coding sequence ATGACGCAGGAGAAGGTGCCGCCCGACGACACTCAGACCATCGGCTTCATCGGTCTCGGCAACATGGGACTGCCCATGGCCCTCAACCTTGCCAGAGCCGGAGTCAGCCTCGTCGTGTGGAATCGCTCCGACGGCAAGTACGAGGCGCTGCGGCGAGCCGGAGCCCACGTGGCCAGCGACTCGGCAGAGGTTCTCGAATCCTCTCGAGTCGTGTTCTTGATGCTGGCGAATGCGGCCGCGATCGACGAGGTGTTGGGGCGTGGGACACCGAGGTTCGCAACGAACGTCGCCGACCACACTATCGTCCACATGGGGACCACCGCGCCTGCCTACTCAGCCTCCCTCGAAGCAGATGTGCGCGCCGCCGACGGCTCGTACGCCGAGGCTCCCGTCTCCGGCTCACGGACTCCGGCGGAGGCTGGGGAACTCGTCGCCATGCTCGCAGGGTCCCCCTCCCTCATGCCGGAGCTCGTAGATCTGCTCCGGCCGATGTGCCACCACACGGTTGACTGCGGCGCGGTACCCAATGCCCTCCGCATGAAGCTTGCCGTGAACCTCTTCCTCATCACGCAGGTGACCGGTCTCGCCGAGGCGTTCCACTTCGCAGACCGGCTCGGTCTAGATCTCGAGCGCTTCCGATCGGTGCTCGATGCAGGCCCCCTGGCGAGCGCCGTGTCGCGGACCAAGATGGCCAAACTGGTCGCCGACGACCACTCCGTGCAGGCTTCGATCAGAGACGTCTACTACAACAACCGGCTCATCGCCGAAGCAGCGCGCGACTCTGGGGTTGCGTCCCCACTGTTGGACGTCTGCCACGCGCTGTTCGGCGAGGCCGAAGCGTCGGGACACGCGGAAGCAGACATGGTCGCCGTCCTGAGGGCTATTGAGGCGCGCACCCGTGACCAGGCGCAGTAG
- a CDS encoding LysE family translocator translates to MAATPGPNNVLFAASGARVGYLRSLPALFGMLVGFSCVIGASALGIGSLMKTYPDLKVSLQVAASGYMLWIALRLWRSAGNSRTPPVDRPAVKWWHLTALQLANPKTWLASLAFVSGFLGPNAPGGVLTDALGIAWFLTVVAISASVWVVFGAGLRTGLGAGRWSTVNRALGVLAAATVVTFWI, encoded by the coding sequence ATGGCCGCGACCCCCGGGCCGAACAATGTCCTCTTCGCGGCCAGTGGGGCGCGCGTGGGTTACCTACGGTCGCTTCCTGCCCTGTTCGGCATGCTCGTCGGCTTCTCGTGTGTCATCGGTGCTTCAGCATTGGGGATCGGCTCCCTGATGAAGACGTACCCGGACCTGAAGGTCTCGCTCCAGGTGGCGGCCTCGGGCTACATGCTGTGGATCGCTCTCCGGCTTTGGCGCTCTGCGGGCAACAGCAGAACGCCGCCCGTGGATCGCCCCGCAGTGAAGTGGTGGCACCTCACCGCGCTACAGCTCGCCAACCCGAAGACGTGGCTTGCCAGCCTCGCGTTCGTGTCCGGCTTTCTCGGTCCCAACGCTCCCGGAGGCGTCCTCACGGACGCACTCGGCATCGCTTGGTTCCTCACCGTGGTGGCGATCTCGGCAAGCGTGTGGGTTGTCTTCGGGGCCGGCCTCCGCACAGGTCTGGGTGCCGGACGCTGGTCCACCGTGAACAGGGCCCTGGGTGTGTTGGCAGCCGCCACCGTCGTCACATTCTGGATCTGA
- a CDS encoding dienelactone hydrolase family protein yields MHRDDPLDDFDARSIDLQGIRKIVHVSGSGPAVIIMPEMPGISPQVARFGRWVRDAGFTTFMPSLFGRDGAVPQAEEGTAVFKRACVSTEFHAFGANAASPVTSWLRALARLAHDECTGPGVGAIGMCFTANFALTMMLEPSMLAAVVSQPSLPLDDPGGLEIAPEELANVRQRLEQENLTVLAYRFAGDPFCRAQRFAAYSHALGERFIGRVLPDSAANPDPPPFFKHVIGSPHSVLTAHLIDETGQPTRAARDEVLAFLTDRLLA; encoded by the coding sequence ATGCACCGGGACGACCCGCTCGACGACTTCGACGCTCGCAGCATCGACCTGCAAGGGATCCGCAAGATCGTGCACGTCAGCGGGAGCGGCCCAGCGGTGATCATCATGCCCGAGATGCCTGGGATCAGCCCTCAGGTAGCTCGATTCGGCCGTTGGGTGCGCGACGCCGGGTTCACCACCTTCATGCCCTCGCTGTTCGGGCGCGACGGTGCCGTGCCGCAGGCGGAGGAAGGCACGGCAGTCTTCAAGAGGGCGTGCGTGAGCACCGAGTTTCACGCCTTCGGCGCCAACGCTGCCAGCCCCGTCACCTCATGGCTTCGAGCGCTCGCGAGGTTGGCGCACGACGAGTGCACTGGGCCTGGCGTCGGCGCGATCGGCATGTGCTTCACAGCCAACTTCGCGCTGACGATGATGCTGGAGCCTTCGATGCTGGCCGCTGTCGTCTCGCAGCCGTCGCTGCCGCTCGATGATCCCGGAGGACTCGAGATTGCACCGGAGGAACTGGCCAACGTCAGACAACGGCTCGAGCAGGAGAACCTCACGGTTCTCGCCTATCGCTTCGCCGGAGACCCGTTCTGCCGGGCGCAACGGTTCGCGGCCTACTCGCACGCGCTGGGCGAGAGGTTCATCGGGCGGGTGCTGCCTGACAGCGCGGCCAATCCCGATCCCCCGCCGTTCTTCAAGCACGTCATTGGCAGCCCGCACAGCGTTCTGACGGCTCATCTGATCGACGAGACGGGCCAGCCGACGAGGGCAGCCCGGGACGAGGTTCTGGCCTTCCTCACCGATCGCCTACTCGCATGA
- a CDS encoding DUF4919 domain-containing protein: MTSGTNEPNGLAELAASYAEGRGAGDLARLRDLIRRSPDFDPGLNVVEVVSPLFARGAQAEVVAAVEALMPGAFFSPSAHAALGAAHAALGDATRARHERRTQVLALDSIRSTGDGTREQPWSVLRISDEYDLLRAGGRVSREQTLVAIEGRSFDHHVCTDGSEAWFDASHLVSA; the protein is encoded by the coding sequence ATGACGTCGGGGACCAACGAGCCGAACGGCCTGGCCGAGTTGGCAGCTTCCTATGCCGAGGGCCGCGGTGCCGGAGATCTGGCTCGCCTGCGCGACCTCATCCGTCGATCTCCGGACTTCGATCCCGGCCTCAACGTCGTCGAGGTGGTGTCGCCGCTGTTCGCGCGCGGCGCGCAGGCCGAGGTGGTGGCGGCCGTGGAAGCCCTGATGCCCGGCGCGTTCTTCAGCCCCTCTGCCCATGCGGCCCTGGGCGCCGCCCACGCCGCGCTCGGCGATGCCACGCGTGCCCGGCACGAACGGCGTACGCAGGTGCTGGCGCTCGATTCCATCCGCAGCACTGGCGACGGCACCCGAGAGCAGCCTTGGAGCGTGTTGCGGATCAGTGATGAGTACGACCTGTTGCGTGCTGGGGGCCGGGTGTCGCGCGAACAGACGCTGGTCGCCATCGAGGGTCGATCCTTCGACCACCACGTGTGCACCGACGGCAGCGAGGCCTGGTTCGACGCCAGCCACCTGGTGTCTGCATGA
- a CDS encoding ABC transporter ATP-binding protein, whose product MKSTAVVAVRGLTKSYGGRVVVDHLDLDVDAGEVVGLIGANGAGKTTAVECIQGLRRPDSGTISVLGLDPVRDAGKLRPLIGSQLQSSGLPDRLRVAEAVELFSGRRARDADLLLERFGLGHRRKYAFGTMSGGERQRLFLVLALLNQPRLVILDELTQGLDPSARREVWSAVSQLREAGTTVLLVTHELDEAEELCERVVAMRAGQVLDAGTPAELVARHASWATVRFALPSGRASESLDALRRLPGVADVARYGDQVTVHGERSVIAHAGAWLVSRGRIPDDLRVEVPDLETALLALLDSPAHHETGAA is encoded by the coding sequence ATGAAATCAACTGCTGTGGTCGCGGTCCGCGGCCTGACCAAGTCGTACGGCGGCCGCGTCGTCGTCGACCACCTCGACCTCGACGTAGACGCCGGTGAGGTGGTCGGCCTGATCGGCGCCAACGGCGCCGGCAAGACCACCGCCGTCGAGTGCATCCAGGGCCTCCGGCGCCCCGACAGCGGCACGATCAGCGTCCTCGGGCTCGACCCGGTGCGCGATGCCGGGAAGCTCCGGCCGCTGATCGGCAGCCAGCTGCAGAGCTCGGGCCTGCCCGACCGGCTGCGCGTCGCCGAGGCGGTCGAGCTCTTCTCCGGGCGCCGGGCCCGGGACGCCGACCTGCTGCTCGAGCGGTTCGGACTCGGCCATCGTCGCAAGTACGCGTTCGGCACCATGAGTGGTGGCGAACGGCAACGGCTCTTCCTGGTGCTGGCGCTGCTCAACCAGCCCCGCCTGGTGATCCTTGACGAGCTCACCCAGGGTCTCGACCCGTCAGCCCGTCGCGAGGTGTGGAGCGCCGTCTCCCAGCTGCGAGAGGCCGGCACCACCGTCTTGTTGGTGACCCACGAGCTCGACGAGGCCGAGGAGCTGTGCGAGCGGGTCGTGGCCATGCGCGCCGGCCAGGTGCTCGATGCGGGCACCCCGGCGGAGCTGGTCGCCCGGCACGCGAGCTGGGCGACGGTGCGGTTCGCCCTGCCGTCAGGTCGCGCGTCCGAGTCGCTCGACGCCCTGCGCCGGCTGCCCGGAGTCGCCGACGTCGCGAGGTACGGCGACCAGGTCACCGTCCACGGCGAGCGGTCCGTGATCGCCCACGCCGGCGCCTGGCTCGTCTCACGCGGCCGCATCCCCGACGACCTGCGGGTCGAGGTCCCCGACCTCGAGACCGCCCTGCTCGCCCTGCTCGACTCACCCGCCCACCACGAGACCGGAGCTGCCTGA
- a CDS encoding ABC transporter permease, whose amino-acid sequence MSTETLTRPTPEAVPAVDVPTRRHRSATRRLVAAELRLLGRDPMTLTFVLVFPIVTMLIIGGSFGTTPDEVFPVNPSHWYVASYLTVVIGATGLIMLPVHIASYRERGVLRRFAASGFPRWSFALAQLVVGLVAIAIAGTLLLAVAAPVYGVPTVEDPIRAALGIVVGSVLFVSIGVLLGTLLPSARAAQAIGLLLFFPSFLLGVGGPPPAVMSPALRNIADWLPLAMANDTIRQPWLGIGNATGTLALVAALAVVATALAARRTAL is encoded by the coding sequence ATGTCCACCGAGACCCTGACCCGACCGACGCCCGAGGCGGTGCCCGCAGTCGACGTGCCCACGCGACGGCACCGTTCGGCCACGCGACGCCTGGTCGCCGCCGAGCTGCGCCTGCTCGGGCGCGACCCGATGACGCTGACCTTCGTGCTCGTTTTCCCGATCGTGACGATGCTGATCATCGGCGGCTCGTTCGGCACCACCCCCGACGAGGTGTTCCCGGTCAACCCGTCGCACTGGTACGTCGCGTCGTACCTCACCGTCGTCATCGGCGCGACCGGCCTGATCATGTTGCCGGTGCACATCGCGTCCTACCGCGAGCGCGGCGTGCTACGTCGGTTCGCAGCCTCTGGGTTCCCGCGCTGGTCCTTCGCCCTGGCCCAGCTGGTCGTCGGTCTCGTCGCGATCGCGATTGCAGGCACGCTGCTGCTGGCTGTCGCGGCTCCCGTGTACGGCGTGCCGACGGTCGAGGACCCGATCCGGGCCGCCCTCGGGATCGTGGTCGGGTCGGTGTTGTTCGTCAGCATCGGTGTGTTGCTCGGCACCCTGCTGCCGTCGGCTCGCGCCGCCCAGGCCATCGGGTTGCTGCTGTTCTTCCCGTCCTTCCTGCTCGGCGTAGGTGGCCCGCCACCGGCAGTGATGAGCCCGGCACTGCGCAACATCGCCGACTGGCTGCCGCTCGCGATGGCCAACGACACGATCCGGCAGCCGTGGCTGGGGATCGGCAACGCGACCGGGACGCTGGCGCTGGTGGCCGCGCTGGCCGTTGTCGCGACCGCCTTGGCCGCGCGTCGTACGGCGCTGTGA
- a CDS encoding histidine kinase, which produces MIDRAARTVAPAAVALFVVIGVLLSVQPKLLAAVAGLVAIAVCVVLSIRATTGWSLVVGALVAAAGVTVVCHTQPSNLGWFTVCVLAGWCALAASTTAAATYGGATVLGFVVQWLLLSDEPGWGAWIAGTVFTTVACVFARRQRVLLDQLREAQAGLADRTRAEERNRIAAEMHDVIGHALTVSLLHVSSARLAMDEDPAEARASLEEAERLARKSLDEVRATVGLMRSSSPDAVPLPGAADLGELVESFRRAGTPVSLEVVGDPAALTSTSALAVYRIVQEALTNVARHAPGSVTSVAVQIAAADTRVTIESDGPPARRTTDGVGLLGMRERAETVGGRLSAGPAGRGWRVEAVLPA; this is translated from the coding sequence ATGATCGATCGGGCAGCGCGCACGGTGGCCCCGGCCGCCGTCGCGCTGTTCGTCGTGATCGGTGTGCTCTTGAGCGTGCAGCCGAAGCTCCTCGCCGCCGTGGCCGGACTGGTGGCGATCGCCGTTTGTGTCGTGCTGTCCATCCGCGCGACGACCGGCTGGTCGCTCGTGGTCGGCGCGCTGGTCGCGGCGGCCGGCGTCACGGTCGTGTGCCACACCCAGCCCTCGAACCTGGGCTGGTTCACCGTCTGCGTGCTGGCCGGCTGGTGCGCGCTCGCGGCCTCGACCACGGCCGCGGCGACGTACGGCGGCGCGACGGTCCTCGGGTTCGTGGTCCAGTGGCTGCTGCTCAGCGACGAGCCGGGCTGGGGTGCCTGGATCGCCGGCACCGTGTTCACCACCGTCGCGTGCGTCTTCGCCCGGCGGCAACGGGTGTTGCTGGACCAGCTGCGAGAAGCCCAGGCCGGGCTCGCCGACAGGACTCGTGCCGAGGAGCGCAACCGCATCGCCGCCGAGATGCACGACGTCATCGGGCACGCGCTGACGGTCTCCTTGCTGCACGTCAGCAGCGCGCGGCTGGCGATGGACGAGGATCCCGCCGAGGCCCGGGCGTCACTCGAGGAGGCCGAGCGGCTGGCCCGCAAGAGCCTGGACGAGGTCCGCGCGACGGTCGGGCTGATGCGCTCATCCTCGCCCGACGCCGTTCCCCTGCCCGGGGCGGCCGATCTCGGAGAGCTGGTCGAGTCGTTCCGCCGCGCGGGCACACCTGTCTCCCTCGAGGTGGTGGGCGATCCGGCCGCGCTGACATCCACCTCCGCGCTCGCGGTCTACCGAATCGTGCAGGAGGCGCTGACCAACGTCGCTCGTCATGCCCCGGGCTCGGTCACCTCCGTGGCTGTGCAGATCGCGGCCGCCGACACCCGGGTCACCATCGAGAGCGACGGCCCGCCTGCACGTCGTACGACGGACGGCGTGGGGTTGCTGGGCATGCGCGAGCGGGCTGAGACCGTGGGCGGTCGCCTCAGCGCCGGACCGGCCGGCCGGGGCTGGCGCGTCGAGGCGGTGCTGCCGGCATGA
- a CDS encoding response regulator transcription factor, whose product MTGTVRVLLVDDQELIRTGLRGILRTRFGFEIVGELADGARVVETVAETHPDVVLMDIRMPGVDGVTATRLVRAVPGAPPVLVLTTFEDEEVLAGALRAGAAGFLLKGVPAEDLQRAVREVAEGGAWLDPAVTARVLQAYRDGGAVNGPTPALDVLTPREREVLALIGAGLSNSEIAGRLTLGEGTVKTHVGHLFAKLDLRDRAAAVVWAFDHGLVRPGER is encoded by the coding sequence ATGACCGGGACGGTGCGGGTGCTGCTCGTCGACGACCAGGAGCTGATCCGGACCGGGCTGCGCGGCATCCTGCGCACGCGGTTCGGATTCGAGATCGTGGGCGAGCTGGCCGACGGCGCCCGGGTCGTCGAGACCGTGGCCGAGACGCATCCCGACGTGGTGCTCATGGACATCCGGATGCCCGGCGTCGATGGCGTCACGGCCACCCGGCTGGTCCGTGCCGTCCCGGGCGCCCCGCCGGTGCTGGTGCTGACGACGTTCGAGGACGAGGAGGTGCTGGCCGGTGCCCTGCGTGCCGGCGCGGCCGGCTTCCTGCTCAAGGGAGTGCCGGCCGAGGACCTGCAACGCGCCGTACGCGAGGTCGCCGAGGGTGGTGCCTGGCTCGACCCGGCGGTCACCGCGCGGGTGCTTCAGGCCTACCGCGACGGCGGCGCGGTGAACGGACCGACGCCGGCTCTCGACGTGCTCACCCCCCGCGAGCGCGAGGTGCTCGCCCTGATCGGAGCCGGCCTCAGCAACTCCGAGATCGCCGGCCGGCTCACCCTCGGTGAGGGCACCGTGAAGACCCATGTGGGGCACCTGTTCGCCAAGCTGGACCTGCGGGACCGGGCAGCGGCGGTGGTGTGGGCCTTCGACCACGGCCTGGTCCGGCCCGGGGAGCGCTGA